The sequence CCAGCACCCGGACATTGTCCGACTCGTAACGCTGGCTGCAGACCCCGCACTTGAGGGTGGCCACGAGGCGCTTGACCAGGCTATCGTCCACCCTCAGGACTTTTCCTTTCCTTTACCCAGGTCGTCCAGATTGAGGCTCTGGATGAACTCCTGGAAGGCCTTGAGCTTCTTCATCTCCTCTTCCTTGATCTCCCCCGAGGCCTCCGCTGCCCTCAAGCTGGCGGGGGGGAGGGGCTTGCCCTCCTTGTCCAGATAGATGCCTGCCTTATCCAGGACCGACTCCTCCACAAAGATAGGGACCTGGGCCCTCACCGCCAGGGCCAGAGCATCACTAGGACGGCAGTCCACCTCCATGTCGGTATTGTCCACCCGCAGGCAGAGCCTGGCATAGAAGGTATCATCCTTGAGATCGTTGACCAGGATGAAGTTCAGGCTTGCCCCCAGTTTCTCAATCACCCTCTTCAAAAGGTCATGGGTCAGGGGGCGGGGGACAGAAATCTCCTGAAGCTTGACGGCTATAGCATCGGCCTCTGCCGGGCCTATCCAGATGGGCAGGTAGCGCTCCTGACTCTTCTCCTTCAGGATTACCACTCTCTGGTAGTTCATCAGGCTGACCCGGATGCT comes from Chloroflexota bacterium and encodes:
- a CDS encoding bifunctional nuclease family protein, which gives rise to MLEVTVDSIRVSLMNYQRVVILKEKSQERYLPIWIGPAEADAIAVKLQEISVPRPLTHDLLKRVIEKLGASLNFILVNDLKDDTFYARLCLRVDNTDMEVDCRPSDALALAVRAQVPIFVEESVLDKAGIYLDKEGKPLPPASLRAAEASGEIKEEEMKKLKAFQEFIQSLNLDDLGKGKEKS